A stretch of DNA from Erythrolamprus reginae isolate rEryReg1 chromosome 10, rEryReg1.hap1, whole genome shotgun sequence:
atcactctactaaacaaataattccctcaacactgtcagactttctactaaatctgcacttctattctactagtttttctcatcattcctttcacccatttcctcccatgttgactgtatgactgtaacttgttgcttatatcctaagatttttattaatactgcttcttcattgcttatttgacccctatgacaatcattaagtgttgtaccacatgattcttgacaaatgtatattttattttatgtacgttgagagcatatgcaccaagacaaattccttgtgtgtccaatcacacttggccaataaaaattctattctattgctattgctatactccaaatgtagcttttactaagcttttttccagcctttacgacaggggtgggcaattaattttgctatggggctgcatgagaaattgggatggttttagataggtaagtctaaatgttattgctatggcTATTCCCACCTCAAGCATTTTGGCAGCTAGATAAACGGATGGTCCTTAGAACCCCATGGTTATAATCCAGAAACCCAGGTTTGGCTTCATAAGAcaattcttctttcttttgcAAGCAATCATGGTTCTGGAAAGCCCCGGACCTTGCTACTATGTGGACCCTAGCATTTCCCGCATAGGGATATGGAGGCCAGTGTCATTCTTCATGCAACATCGAGGAAAGAGCACAAGTAAGTTGTAGGGGCTTCCGTTGGAACGACTGTGGGTGGGATGGAGCGATGGGCGTGCAAAGCTTCCTGAGAATGAAATAAAGATTTCTCCAGTCAAAGGGAAGCAGCTTTAGATACCATGGATGGGATGAAAAGGTACTTAAAATTCGTGATAGGGTATTTTCTAAGAATTCTGAAAAAGCTCGAAAACACCAAGCTTTAACCACATTAGCCATATGCAGTATtgttagtgcagtcaggcggtagggaaagcaagtaggatgcttggctgcatagctagaggtataacaagcaggaagagggagattatgatcccgctatatagagcgctggcgagaccacgtttggaataatattgtgtccagttctggagacctcacttacaaaaagatattgacaaaatcgaaggggtccaaagacgggctaccagaatggtggaaggtcttaagcatcaaacgtatcaggaaagacttcatgaactccatctgtatagtctggaggacagaagggaaaggggggacatgattgaaacatttaaatatgttaaagggttaaataaggtccaggagggaagtgtttttaataggaaagtgaacacaaggacaaggggacacaatctgaagttagttgggggaaagatcaaaagcaacatgagaaaatattatttgactgaaagagtagtagatccgtggaacaaacttccagcagacgtggtagataaatccacagtaactgaatttaaacatgcctgggataaacatagatccatcctaagataaaatacaggaaatagtataagggcagactagatggaccatgaggtctttttctgccgtcagacttctatgtttctatgtttctatgttatgtatgttgagactggtctttattctattctgtcctgtcctgtcctgtcctaccctaccctaccctaccttaccctattctattctatcctatccttctattctattctattccattctattaattctactctgctctgctctactctactccactccactccattccatcccaCCCCACTTCATCCCATCCTTATTCCTACCCTATTCCTCAACCTatcctaccccaccccacccaacccTACTCCGTTCCGTTCCGTAGCTTAagcaggggttgggctagaagaccttcacgGAAACTccccactctgttattctcttagtCTCATGGCCACTAATAACATCCTCTGGCTTCCTAGATATCGTGTCAACACCTTCTCCAAATGAGTATTGCGTGGATAAATTGCACCCCATCGATGAACCGAATGCTCCCTCGTACACCCTGGGTGCGAGAACGCCCTACTGGCTGAACAACCCAACTCCGGCTCCCAACAAATACTTATTGCCTGCGACTATGGGCCAGAAGGTGCTCAATAAAAAGGCAGCTCCCTGCCTGTCAATCACTTCGGTTGCTCCTGGACGGAATTATATGCTAAGGAAAGGGCCCGGCCCAGCCGCCTACACTATTCCAGAACCGGACGTTTACTTGAGACATCAACCATCCTATACCATATCTCAAAGGTTCATTCCTTCCTGTAAGGAACTTACGCCGGGCCCTCTGGACTATAACTCAGAAGAGGTCACTATCCACAAGCCCAGAGCCCCCTGCTTCAGTCTGGGCGTTCGCCACTCCGAATATTCCCATGGCACTCCACCGGTTTGCCTCATCCAAGAATGAGTGTGGACCACCATTGGAAGACAGGGGATCTTCTGCAAAGTTCAGCGTCCAGAGGTTTCCTTCTCTGAGAGCTTTATCCACTAGGTTGAAACCAGTTGGTGGTCAGTGTGAGGAGCGAGTGGGCTTTAAGAAGTTGTGGATGGATGGTGGATCAGTTGGGGCCGTTGTGGGTCATTTGTCAGTCCCTGGAACCAAAGTTCTCCTTTGGAAAACCCTGGCCGAGTCCTTCCTGACTtcttccttgccttctgcaatctCCCGATAATGTTTCCCCCCGCCAAAGAATGCATTTTTATCTATTGTTTACTCTTCCCCATGGATTTATGTTTGGAAAAGGTTTTCTGAAGAAGAGGGAGACAAATTGTCCTTTTTCTGTGGTTATTTAAAgcacaataaaataatttatagacAATATGTCCACAATGCCCTTTCTTTGATGCAGAAGTTCTCCTGGGCTGTCCAGTTTTGGGGAAGTAATTTGTTTATCTACAGTAATCCAAAGATTTAATTGAATTATTTCTCCTTGAAGCCCTGCCATAAATACAGATGGAATTCAGTTGAGTAGGAATCTCAACATGGGGTTATCTGCAGGTCCAAAAGTTGAACTACCAAATGAAGCtggaatacatttatttatttattttattttgtcaagtgggtattggtaatatacataaatataacattgtttatatacatgagatgggtattgataagagggaacattaggacagggatgggaggcacattggtgcacttatgcactccacTTATTGAGCTCTTAGGAatcggatgaggtcaacagtggacagtctaagggcaaATTTTTCAgggtttggtgacgaaactacagagtcaggtagttttatttatttatttatttattaatagagttgaaagggaccgttaggtcatcgagtccaaccccctgcctgagcaggaaaccctacagcaccccagccaaatggaagtccaatctcctcttgaaggtgtccagagttggggagttcaccacctcccctggcaggcagttccattggttgatcgctctgaccgtcaggaagttcttccttatttccaggttgaatctctccttggtcagcttccaaccattgttcctcgtccggccctctggtgccctggggaataaagagaccacctcctcaccgtggcaacccctcaagtatctgtaaactgctatcatgtcccctctagaccttcttttttctaggctgtccatgcccagttcgctcaatctctcttcgtaagtcttggtttcgagtcccctaatcattttggttgctcttttttgcaccttctccagagtttcgatgtcttttttgtagtgaggtgaccagaattggatgcagtaccccaggtggggtctgaccagggcatagtagagtggtattagtacttccctggtcttggagcataTATAGTGAATTCCAGGTATTAACCACTTGGTTGCAAAAGTCAtcttttctacagtcaagtttggagcggttcactttattttatttatttattttgtccaatacaaattgaaagttaaagagaataaaaacatgtagtagtaaatatcagggaagggatagaagaagagatatgagaatagaatacatcaatgaagagtagaggaaaggatatatgaatgggagaaaagacatataaaatataggagagacaattggacaggggacagaaggcacactagtgcacttatgctcgccccttactgacctctaaggaatctggagagatcaaccgtggaaagtctaagggaaaaatgttggggtgggggggtggggattgagactacggagtctggtaatgagttccacgcttcaacaactcgattgctaaagtcatattttttacagtcaagtttggagcagttgatattaagtttgaacctgttgcgtgctcttgtgttattgcggttgaagctgaagtagtcattgacaggcgggatgttgcagcatatgatcttgtgggcaatacttagatcat
This window harbors:
- the CIMAP1C gene encoding protein CIMAP1C; this encodes MAASPPKRPDEKATYYVKPGSSPNPARASGSQKKYGLISAKYKGPGPGKYTRCPCTGIKNHDSTKYVEPAYTMRVKSTPKTIMVLESPGPCYYVDPSISRIGIWRPVSFFMQHRGKSTNIVSTPSPNEYCVDKLHPIDEPNAPSYTLGARTPYWLNNPTPAPNKYLLPATMGQKVLNKKAAPCLSITSVAPGRNYMLRKGPGPAAYTIPEPDVYLRHQPSYTISQRFIPSCKELTPGPLDYNSEEVTIHKPRAPCFSLGVRHSEYSHGTPPVCLIQE